One window from the genome of Pseudoliparis swirei isolate HS2019 ecotype Mariana Trench chromosome 24, NWPU_hadal_v1, whole genome shotgun sequence encodes:
- the LOC130189767 gene encoding BTB/POZ domain-containing protein 3-like, which yields MAAELFPTKKLVTSASASSSTSSSSSSSSSSISIPQHQQQNLTNNNTSTAAQGGSSWQGLFPTIRERNSVMFNNETMADVHFVVGPPGGTESRSRCTSGCRGRVNTSVIG from the exons ATGGCTGCAGAGCTGTTTCCCACCAAGAAGCTGGTCACCTCCGCCTCAGCGagcagcagcacctcctcttcctcctcctcctcctcctcctccatctccatcccgcagcaccagcagcagaacCTCACGAACAACAACACGAGCACCGCGGCGCAGGGCGGCAGCAGCTGGCAGGGCCTGTTCCCCACCATCCGGGAGAG GAATTCAGTCATGTTCAACAACGAGACGATGGCAGACGTTCACTTTGTGGTCGGGCCGCCCGGCGGCACGGAGTCCCGGTCCCGCTGCACAAG cGGTTGTCGAGGTCGGGTCAACACGTCGGTGATTGGATGA
- the LOC130189760 gene encoding E3 ubiquitin-protein ligase TRIM39-like, which yields MYFVTFKSTTQQRSTKKQVEDAIREMEQEISDLMKRSTEVEKLSLSEDHLHLLQSVQSLNIHHPPPTKDWSQVSVPPASHEGTVRRAVSQLEETLSNMMKTLVAEVEMKRVQKFAVDVTLDPETAHHDLILSDDGKQVKHAQVQQPRLPDNPRRFSSCLCVLGTQKFSSEKLYYEGQVKQKTEWYLGVTRESASRKGPISPSPENGYWTICLRNGNEYEAADDPPVVLSLRSRPQKVGVFVDYEEGLVSFYDVEAAALIYSFTGCSFKEKLLPFFYPGRYLDGINSAPLIISPVGVN from the coding sequence atgtactttgttaCTTTCAAATCCACAACGcagcagagaagcaccaagaaacaggttgaagacgccatcagagagatggaacaggagatctctgatctgatgaagaggagcactgaggtggagaagctctccctctctgaagaccacctccacctcctccagagtgtccagtccctcaacatccaccatccaccacccaccaaggactggtctcaggtcagtgttcctccagcatcacatgaggggactgtgaggagagctgtgtctcagctggaggagacgctcagtaacatgatgaagacgctggttgctgaagttgagatgaagagggtccagaagtttgcagtggacgtgactcttgatcctgaaacagctcatcatgacctcatcctgtctgatgacgggaaacaagtgaaacatgCTCAGGTACAGCAGCCACGTCTCCCCGACAATCCACGGAGGTTCTCTTCTTGTCTCTGTGTTTTAGGAACACAgaagttctcttcagaaaaactttaCTATGAGGGtcaagttaaacaaaagactgaatggTATTTAGGAGTGACCAGAGAGTCAGCCAGCAGGAAGGGACCCATCTCACCGAGTCCTGAGAACGGTTACTGGACTATATGTTTGAGAAATGGAAATGAGTATGAAGCTGCTGATGATCCTCCAGTTGTTCTCTCCCTGAGGTCtcggcctcagaaggtgggggtgtttgtggactatgaggagggtctggtctccttctatgacgtagaagctgcagctctcatctactcctttactggctgctccttcaaggagaaactcctcccattcttctaTCCTGGTCGTTATCTTgatggtataaactctgctcctctgatcatctctcctgttggagtaaactaa